The Gammaproteobacteria bacterium genome has a segment encoding these proteins:
- a CDS encoding TolC family protein, which translates to MRVCRGRLARAAFSGGVARRTFVHGRDDAVPAAFIVCVLGLVAIAFHPATLRSQEVSPDSPGAELDALVSEALVGNPDVMAAAQRFEAAKAMIPPARTLPDPTLTFSYKDMDVNEAMYGVSQEIPFPGKLKLRGEIASREAGAMEQNYLAVRLGVIARLKVAYYELLLSDHSIAIIEKTRQILEQLSAAAEAGYSVGRMAQADVFRAQAEVSRSLARLATARQRKQSVNAELARLLNRPAATTVDVEGQLRPVPTHRNLADTLALIDESPMLRARGAAIERSNAVLALARREYLPDFEIGLQGVHEEPMRDDGYQVMLNVTVPLYFASKQRYGVREALATRESTAGENQALRQELVMRVTDEFAQIDRAGKVIELLEKAIIPQAELTLASARSAYSVGKVDFLTLLNSLFTLQENELELRAEIAGHEQARARLEEIIGEEP; encoded by the coding sequence ATGCGTGTTTGTAGGGGCCGGCTGGCCCGAGCCGCATTTTCCGGCGGAGTTGCCCGTCGAACGTTCGTTCACGGGCGTGACGATGCTGTTCCGGCCGCGTTCATCGTGTGTGTACTTGGCCTGGTCGCGATCGCATTCCATCCCGCCACCTTGCGGTCGCAGGAAGTTTCGCCCGACTCGCCGGGGGCGGAGCTGGACGCACTGGTGAGCGAGGCTCTGGTCGGCAATCCGGACGTTATGGCCGCCGCGCAGCGCTTCGAAGCGGCGAAAGCGATGATTCCCCCGGCGCGCACGCTCCCCGACCCGACGCTCACCTTCAGTTACAAGGACATGGACGTCAACGAAGCGATGTACGGGGTCAGCCAGGAGATTCCGTTCCCCGGCAAGCTGAAACTGAGGGGAGAGATCGCCTCGCGCGAGGCCGGCGCCATGGAGCAGAATTACCTCGCGGTCCGACTTGGCGTCATTGCGCGTCTGAAGGTTGCGTACTACGAACTGCTGCTGTCCGACCACTCGATCGCAATCATCGAGAAGACCCGGCAGATACTCGAGCAGTTGTCGGCCGCGGCCGAGGCGGGCTACAGCGTCGGCCGGATGGCGCAGGCCGACGTCTTTCGTGCCCAGGCCGAAGTCTCGCGCAGCCTTGCCCGGCTCGCTACGGCACGACAACGCAAGCAGTCGGTGAATGCGGAGCTGGCACGGCTGCTCAACCGTCCGGCCGCGACGACGGTCGATGTCGAGGGGCAATTGCGCCCAGTCCCCACGCACCGGAACCTGGCGGACACCCTCGCACTGATTGACGAGTCACCAATGCTGCGCGCCCGCGGTGCAGCGATCGAGCGCAGCAATGCCGTGCTGGCGCTGGCACGACGCGAGTACCTGCCGGATTTCGAGATTGGTCTGCAGGGTGTGCACGAGGAGCCGATGCGCGACGACGGCTACCAGGTGATGCTCAATGTCACGGTGCCGCTGTACTTTGCCAGCAAGCAGCGCTACGGCGTGCGCGAGGCACTCGCCACCCGCGAAAGTACTGCCGGGGAGAATCAGGCGCTGCGGCAGGAGCTGGTGATGCGGGTAACGGACGAGTTCGCCCAGATCGATCGTGCCGGCAAGGTCATCGAGCTGCTCGAGAAGGCGATCATTCCGCAGGCCGAGCTCACGCTGGCCTCCGCACGCTCGGCCTACAGTGTCGGCAAAGTCGATTTCCTGACCCTGCTGAACAGCCTGTTCACCTTGCAGGAGAACGAGCTCGAGCTGCGAGCGGAGATCGCCGGGCACGAACAGGCCCGCGCGCGCCTCGAAGAGATCATCGGAGAAGAACCATGA
- a CDS encoding aldehyde dehydrogenase family protein, whose translation MSASQAARSLPVRNPRTGEHDYTIRPLGADALGALAGRLRAAQGQWAAAGVEHRVAVLRAWATSLLERPDDVIAALATDTGRCRLAQSEIEPLRGLVEGYAALGRQLLAVGAERASVVPGLGIEMHQVPYALVGVISPWNFPFLLSALDAVPALIAGCAVIVKPSEVTPRFIAPLMASIARHPELAGVLAFVEGDGASGAALVECTDMICFTGSVATGRKVAEACARAFIPACLELGGKDPAIVLDSADPAQAARTVLRASVQATGQACQSIERVYVDRRIYQPFLAALVENARRVELNYPDIHHGHIGPLIFERQAAIIAEHLEDARAKGAQLLTGGVIETHGGGCWLRPTVVTGVTHRMKLMTEETFGPVIPVMAFDTPDEAVALANDSIYGLSAAVFGAEAAARAVARRLDVGAVSVNDGGLTTEAFDAEKNSFKLSGMGASRMGPSGLARFLRKRAVITQHGKARDIADLAESDAKRPGH comes from the coding sequence ATGAGCGCTTCGCAGGCCGCACGCAGCCTGCCGGTGCGCAACCCGCGCACCGGCGAGCACGACTACACCATCAGGCCGCTCGGCGCCGACGCGCTCGGCGCGCTCGCCGGTCGGCTGCGCGCAGCGCAGGGCCAGTGGGCCGCCGCCGGCGTCGAGCACCGCGTCGCGGTGCTGCGGGCGTGGGCCACGTCGCTGCTCGAGCGGCCCGACGACGTGATCGCGGCCCTCGCCACCGACACCGGCCGCTGCCGGCTGGCGCAAAGCGAGATCGAGCCGCTGCGCGGGCTGGTGGAGGGCTACGCGGCGCTTGGCCGGCAGCTGCTCGCGGTCGGCGCGGAGCGGGCCTCCGTCGTGCCCGGCCTCGGCATCGAAATGCACCAGGTGCCTTATGCGCTGGTCGGTGTCATCAGTCCGTGGAATTTTCCGTTTCTGCTCTCCGCGCTCGACGCCGTGCCTGCGCTTATTGCCGGCTGCGCCGTGATCGTCAAGCCGAGCGAGGTCACGCCGCGTTTCATCGCGCCGCTGATGGCCTCGATTGCCCGGCACCCGGAGCTCGCCGGCGTGCTCGCCTTCGTGGAGGGCGACGGCGCGAGCGGCGCGGCGCTGGTCGAATGCACGGACATGATCTGCTTCACCGGCAGCGTTGCCACCGGGCGCAAGGTCGCGGAGGCCTGTGCCCGGGCGTTCATTCCCGCCTGCCTCGAGCTCGGCGGCAAGGATCCCGCGATCGTGCTCGATTCCGCGGATCCCGCGCAGGCGGCTCGCACGGTGCTGCGCGCCTCGGTGCAGGCCACCGGCCAGGCCTGCCAGTCGATCGAGCGCGTCTACGTCGACCGGCGCATCTACCAGCCGTTTCTCGCGGCACTGGTCGAGAACGCCAGGCGGGTGGAACTCAATTACCCCGACATCCACCATGGCCACATCGGGCCGCTCATCTTCGAGCGCCAGGCGGCGATCATCGCGGAGCACCTCGAGGACGCACGGGCAAAAGGCGCACAGCTGCTGACCGGCGGCGTGATCGAGACGCATGGCGGTGGCTGCTGGCTGCGCCCGACGGTGGTCACGGGCGTCACGCACCGGATGAAGCTCATGACCGAGGAGACCTTCGGCCCGGTCATTCCCGTGATGGCGTTCGATACGCCGGACGAAGCGGTCGCGCTCGCCAACGATTCCATCTACGGCCTGTCGGCGGCGGTGTTCGGTGCCGAGGCGGCGGCGCGCGCCGTGGCGCGACGCCTCGATGTCGGCGCGGTCAGCGTGAACGATGGCGGGCTCACCACCGAGGCCTTCGACGCGGAGAAGAACTCGTTCAAGCTCTCGGGCATGGGCGCTTCGCGCATGGGCCCGTCCGGGCTCGCGCGGTTCCTGCGCAAGCGTGCCGTCATCACGCAGCATGGCAAGGCGCGGGACATTGCGGACCTGGCCGAGAGTGACGCGAAACGCCCGGGCCACTGA
- a CDS encoding SulP family inorganic anion transporter, producing the protein MTESMKATPTWHLFVPKLVTTLRQGYSVADLRHDLVAGLTVAIVALPLAMALAIASGTTPDKGLVTAVVAGFLISALGGSRFQIGGPTGAFVVVVFGVIAEHGYDGLVLATLMAGVMLVCAGLARLGTWIKYIPEPVVTGFTSGIAVIIFASQVRDLLGLDMMEIPADFFEKWGAYWAARDSVNGASVGLAAATLALILALRRFAPRAPGFLLAIAGAAVLVVMADLPVDTIGSRFGGLSGSIPMPVLPEISLERLRVLLPSAFTIAFLAGVESLLSAMVADGMTGRRHRSNCELVAQGIANLASALFGGLPATGAIARTATNIRSGARSPVAGMAHALFLLLFLLVLAPLAEYVPMAALAVVLVMVAWNMSEIGRFRHLLLGPIGDRLVLIVTFVLTVAVDLTVAIEVGVVLAAILFMHRMSEVVGIVAGETGATIIEEDQDDFARLPADVYSQRDDLPRGVEVCQLRGPLFFAVASRLAEVVDRIGRSPKVFILRMSAVPLVDASGAARLREFTRTAARHGTQVIFSGLQQQPEQVLRQMRVLNGAGHIHRARDFDAALVLARKLLEPAQAPGPG; encoded by the coding sequence ATGACTGAGTCGATGAAGGCCACCCCGACCTGGCACCTGTTCGTGCCGAAGCTCGTCACCACGCTTCGGCAGGGTTACAGCGTCGCCGACCTGCGCCATGACCTGGTCGCCGGGCTCACGGTCGCGATCGTCGCGCTGCCGCTCGCAATGGCGCTCGCGATCGCCTCTGGCACGACGCCGGACAAGGGGCTCGTGACCGCCGTGGTGGCAGGGTTCCTGATCTCGGCACTCGGCGGCAGCCGTTTCCAGATCGGCGGGCCGACCGGTGCCTTCGTCGTGGTGGTGTTCGGGGTCATTGCCGAGCACGGCTACGACGGACTCGTGCTTGCCACCCTGATGGCCGGCGTCATGCTGGTGTGCGCCGGTCTCGCCCGGCTCGGCACCTGGATCAAGTACATCCCCGAGCCGGTCGTCACCGGCTTTACCTCCGGCATCGCGGTCATCATCTTCGCGAGCCAGGTGCGCGATCTGCTTGGCCTCGACATGATGGAGATCCCCGCCGATTTCTTCGAGAAATGGGGCGCCTACTGGGCGGCGCGCGACTCCGTGAATGGTGCGAGCGTTGGGCTTGCCGCTGCCACGCTGGCGTTGATACTCGCGTTGCGGCGTTTCGCGCCGCGCGCGCCGGGCTTCCTGCTGGCGATCGCGGGCGCTGCCGTGCTGGTCGTCATGGCGGACCTGCCGGTGGATACCATCGGCTCGCGCTTTGGCGGGCTGTCCGGCTCGATCCCGATGCCGGTGCTGCCGGAGATCAGCCTGGAGCGGCTGCGGGTGCTGTTGCCGAGCGCATTCACGATCGCGTTTCTCGCCGGAGTCGAGTCGCTGCTCTCGGCGATGGTCGCCGACGGCATGACCGGCCGGCGTCACCGCTCCAACTGCGAGCTGGTGGCGCAGGGGATCGCCAACCTCGCCTCGGCGCTGTTTGGTGGCCTGCCCGCCACGGGCGCAATCGCGCGCACGGCGACCAACATCAGGTCCGGGGCGCGCTCGCCGGTGGCCGGCATGGCGCACGCGCTGTTCCTGCTGTTGTTCCTGCTGGTGCTCGCGCCACTGGCGGAGTACGTGCCGATGGCAGCCCTGGCGGTGGTGCTGGTGATGGTGGCCTGGAACATGAGCGAGATCGGCCGCTTCCGGCATCTGCTGCTCGGGCCCATCGGCGACCGGCTGGTGCTGATCGTGACGTTCGTGCTGACGGTTGCCGTGGATCTCACGGTGGCCATCGAGGTCGGCGTCGTGCTCGCGGCGATCCTGTTCATGCATCGCATGAGCGAGGTCGTGGGTATCGTTGCCGGCGAGACGGGCGCGACGATCATCGAGGAGGACCAGGACGATTTCGCCCGATTACCTGCGGACGTTTACTCGCAGCGCGACGACCTGCCGCGCGGTGTCGAGGTCTGCCAGCTGCGCGGTCCGCTGTTCTTTGCCGTGGCCAGTCGCCTCGCCGAGGTGGTCGACCGCATCGGACGGTCGCCGAAGGTGTTCATCCTGCGCATGAGCGCGGTGCCGCTGGTGGACGCGAGCGGCGCGGCGCGCCTGCGCGAGTTCACGCGCACGGCGGCGCGCCACGGCACGCAGGTGATCTTCTCGGGGCTGCAGCAGCAACCGGAGCAGGTCCTGCGCCAGATGCGGGTGCTGAACGGCGCCGGCCACATCCACCGTGCGCGCGACTTCGATGCCGCGCTGGTTCTGGCGAGGAAATTGCTGGAGCCGGCGCAGGCACCCGGCCCAGGCTGA
- a CDS encoding DUF1838 family protein has product MSPSSIAARIAALALFLAGGAVAAELKLDSPQDGLSALRKIQCSLKDGEVVTWYWNGFAFSRVPGEPDRRLFAVEGMNIRQCGPLGEARDGSFKMSTREVMVYKDPATGAVLRTWQNPWTDKEVKVVHVSNDPVNQRIGALDRGGQPFRLPLSINGNHWWLTSTVPLFYRNPLAGDYQDYIGGKYHAVEMFNFFGDVDELANPRTRSVQVRIGWVRMSNWLPWMEMGDRPGVIYFHTAGRKLDRYEDMPAAFREEIARNFPVYTAPPPLDDERPNETSWSYFRKVTPVAP; this is encoded by the coding sequence ATGTCGCCAAGCTCGATTGCAGCCCGGATCGCCGCGCTTGCCCTGTTTCTCGCCGGCGGTGCTGTCGCGGCCGAACTGAAGCTCGACTCCCCGCAGGACGGACTGAGCGCTTTGCGCAAGATCCAGTGCTCGCTCAAGGACGGCGAGGTGGTCACCTGGTACTGGAACGGATTCGCCTTCAGCCGCGTCCCCGGCGAGCCGGACCGCCGCCTGTTTGCCGTGGAGGGCATGAATATCCGCCAGTGCGGGCCGCTCGGGGAGGCACGGGACGGCAGCTTCAAGATGAGCACCCGCGAAGTGATGGTGTACAAGGACCCGGCCACAGGCGCGGTGCTGCGCACCTGGCAGAACCCCTGGACCGACAAGGAGGTCAAGGTCGTCCATGTCAGTAACGATCCGGTCAACCAGCGCATCGGCGCGCTCGACCGCGGCGGACAGCCATTCCGCCTGCCGCTTTCGATCAACGGCAATCACTGGTGGCTGACCTCCACGGTGCCGTTGTTCTATCGCAATCCGCTCGCGGGCGACTACCAGGACTACATCGGCGGCAAGTACCACGCGGTCGAGATGTTCAACTTCTTCGGCGATGTGGACGAACTCGCCAACCCGCGAACGCGCTCGGTGCAGGTGCGCATCGGCTGGGTACGCATGTCGAACTGGCTGCCCTGGATGGAGATGGGCGATCGCCCGGGTGTGATCTATTTCCACACGGCTGGGCGCAAGCTCGACCGCTACGAGGACATGCCGGCAGCCTTTCGCGAAGAGATCGCGCGCAACTTCCCGGTCTACACCGCGCCGCCGCCGCTCGATGATGAACGGCCGAACGAAACGAGCTGGTCGTATTTCCGCAAGGTGACGCCGGTCGCTCCATGA
- a CDS encoding LLM class flavin-dependent oxidoreductase, with amino-acid sequence MHVDIILEPDLTPDQMVELGLLAERYGVRSLWASNYPSGRDPFVCLAPLARASKKLILGVLAISPYEMQPVKIANAVFALNELSQGRTAIMIGAGGGMIRIAALKWDRMVRAVRECVEILQRASPARPLMYQGQMFKAFGYHPTWATDPPPQIYVGATEPQMLRMAARVASRAMTSDQPMARMAMTNAAIEEGLRAAGKQRRDFVLSNFWAWHVKEDKAAAYREARRELFLRGLLSREHIKPFISPEEVERVRANMASFRTAWIDRSGDVKNVPLPVVDALVEGLSCTGDMTSLDRQIEKLAQFKAAGVDELALRVHDDPAFGIRTIGERVIPALR; translated from the coding sequence ATGCACGTCGACATCATCCTCGAACCCGACCTGACGCCCGACCAGATGGTGGAGCTCGGGCTGCTCGCCGAGCGCTACGGTGTGCGCTCACTGTGGGCCTCGAACTACCCGTCGGGTCGCGATCCGTTCGTCTGCCTCGCCCCCCTCGCCCGCGCCTCGAAGAAGCTCATCCTCGGCGTGCTCGCGATCAGCCCCTACGAAATGCAGCCGGTCAAGATCGCGAACGCCGTCTTCGCCCTGAACGAGCTGAGCCAGGGGCGAACCGCCATCATGATCGGCGCCGGCGGCGGCATGATCCGCATTGCCGCGCTCAAGTGGGACCGCATGGTGCGCGCGGTGCGCGAGTGCGTGGAGATTCTCCAGCGTGCCTCGCCCGCCCGGCCTCTGATGTACCAGGGCCAGATGTTCAAGGCTTTCGGTTATCACCCGACCTGGGCGACCGACCCGCCGCCACAGATCTACGTCGGCGCCACCGAGCCGCAGATGCTGCGCATGGCCGCGCGGGTCGCCAGCCGCGCCATGACCAGCGACCAGCCGATGGCGCGCATGGCCATGACCAACGCCGCCATCGAGGAAGGGCTGCGCGCCGCCGGCAAGCAGCGCCGGGATTTCGTCCTCAGCAACTTCTGGGCCTGGCATGTCAAGGAGGACAAGGCGGCCGCCTACCGGGAGGCGCGGCGCGAGCTGTTCCTGCGCGGCCTGCTCTCGCGCGAGCACATCAAGCCGTTCATCAGCCCCGAGGAAGTCGAACGGGTCCGCGCCAACATGGCAAGTTTCCGCACCGCCTGGATCGATCGCAGTGGCGATGTGAAGAACGTGCCCCTGCCGGTGGTGGACGCCCTCGTGGAGGGACTCTCCTGCACCGGCGACATGACGAGCCTCGACCGGCAGATCGAGAAGCTCGCGCAATTCAAGGCTGCGGGCGTCGACGAACTCGCCTTGCGGGTGCACGACGACCCGGCATTCGGCATCCGGACCATCGGCGAGCGCGTCATCCCGGCCTTGCGCTGA
- a CDS encoding FkbM family methyltransferase: MWKPFKRAAAAPAPAQSGVFDFQELLAGEPPTLNLVDVGAMSLGPHTDAFDRLLGCGAVRIVGFEPVQAECDKLNALHGSQRLYLPYAIGDGRRRTFHECNLPMTSSLYEPNNDLLDKFQSIGRFSHVIATSEMETRRLDDIPEVADADYLKLDVQGAELDVINGAANVLRQAVLVHTEAELVPMYRDQPLFGDVDCALRRNGFLLHQILAIASRTFKPLVNDNNPDAPGSQALWCEAVYIRDFMTLDDLPPEKLLKLALMLHVIYRSTDTCAFVLQAYQRKTGDRLFERYLQRLTGRS; this comes from the coding sequence GTGTGGAAGCCCTTCAAGCGCGCCGCCGCCGCACCGGCGCCGGCGCAGTCCGGCGTCTTCGATTTCCAGGAACTGCTTGCCGGCGAGCCGCCGACCCTGAACCTGGTCGATGTCGGGGCGATGTCGCTTGGGCCGCACACCGATGCGTTCGATCGACTGCTCGGGTGCGGCGCGGTCAGGATCGTCGGGTTCGAGCCGGTCCAGGCGGAGTGCGACAAGCTGAATGCGCTGCACGGATCGCAGCGCCTGTACCTGCCGTATGCGATCGGCGACGGGCGCCGGCGGACGTTCCACGAATGCAACCTCCCGATGACATCGTCGCTGTACGAGCCGAACAACGATCTGCTCGACAAGTTCCAGAGCATCGGCAGGTTCAGCCACGTGATTGCGACATCAGAGATGGAGACCCGCCGTCTCGACGATATTCCCGAGGTCGCGGATGCGGACTACCTCAAGCTGGATGTGCAGGGTGCCGAGCTCGACGTCATCAACGGCGCTGCGAACGTGCTCCGGCAGGCAGTGCTGGTGCACACGGAGGCCGAGCTCGTGCCCATGTACAGGGACCAGCCGCTGTTCGGTGACGTTGACTGCGCCCTGCGCCGCAACGGCTTCCTGCTGCACCAGATCCTCGCGATTGCCAGCCGCACCTTCAAGCCACTGGTCAACGACAACAACCCGGACGCGCCTGGTAGTCAGGCATTGTGGTGCGAGGCGGTGTACATCCGCGATTTCATGACGCTCGATGACCTGCCGCCGGAAAAGCTCCTCAAGCTCGCGCTCATGCTGCACGTGATCTACCGCTCGACAGACACCTGCGCGTTCGTATTGCAGGCGTATCAGCGCAAGACCGGCGACCGGCTGTTCGAGCGCTACCTGCAGCGGCTGACGGGCAGATCGTGA